GCCCGGGATGTCGGGCGTCTAGAAAAATAAGCCTAGAATGCTGAGTGCTATGGTTTGGGGAAAACTGCAACCATTTAAACAAAAGGGAGAAGATTTTCAAAATGACGTGGGTGGGGCCAACATTGATCTTTATTTCTACAGATCCGTAGATAGAGGGAGGGCGGGGGCTCTGGTTCAGGTAGTTTCTTGCTACTAAACTGCATCCTCCTCAGGGGGCTGCTGGGGAAGTCTCTTGTATTGGGAATCTCGAAGCAGAAGGATCTTGTCCACGTGCCCTTTGGTAGTGTTCTGAATGAAAGAGCTCATTCGCTGGGATACAAAATGAGTCAAGCAGTTAAGAAGACAAGGTCCGAAAATGAGCAGAAAGAGGATAAAGAGAATGGGTCCTATGAAGGAAGTCAACCAGGAGGGCAGCCAGtatcccagccccagcccctggaTCCAAAAGCTGGAGCTTGGGCGGAGTTCGGATGCTCTTTCTCGAAGTTTCCTTGCTGCATCTCTGACTACTCCGGACTGGTTTACATAGAAGCAGCACTcttcctggaggaagaggcaggtgccCCCTTTCTCGGCGGTGATGAGGTCCAGAGCTCTACGGTTTTGGAGAACAACACCCACCAGCGAATCTATTTGGTCTTGGAGGGTGATAACGGAGGTGGCTATTTCATCTAGGCTGTCTGAGAGTGCCTTTGAAAGCTGTTGGAAATAGATGGTCGAGGTGGTGATGCTAGCGATGCTTAACCCGAGAGCGGAAGTAATGCCCAGGCCcacaagaagagggaggaggtgaagggcTCTCTTCCGACGAGAAGTGGAGAACGAGGAGGGAATTGTAGCGAAAAGGGGGACAGTTACGGTTTGGTTACTGGGAAGGAGTTCAATGTCTGGGTATTGGAAGACAAGGGTACAGACACCCGACCAATTGGCCGGGAGACAGACGTAAGTTGAGcttccacagaggaagaagacTCCTGAGGAGTTGAGACAAAAGGAATACGTTAAGGAGAGAAGATGTGAGAAGATGTTTGGAGTGATAGCCCTGTTTTCCTGAACAGTGGGTTCATATTCCCAGATTGAATATTGTCCAGAGAGGGCTGCCCCCATGAGGGGCTGGTACTGAAAGAGTGGATAGGGATCTTTATGTCCCTGGAGTTTAATCTTGAAGTATGTGGTGTCCACAGACAGGGTGATGGGGTGAGTTATGTTGTCTGGTTCAAATAGCGTAAGATTATAGCAAGTGCTAGACGGGAAGGA
This genomic stretch from Cricetulus griseus strain 17A/GY chromosome 4, alternate assembly CriGri-PICRH-1.0, whole genome shotgun sequence harbors:
- the LOC113835694 gene encoding syncytin-A-like, with product MICLWVLCLLLLSFSSAYSESWMPLINLTHHLLKNTNSSFSSDCWVCLSIQTQRSLAVPAPLTTWTDSPMKLHMTYSSRTLSGPYPISDLERRLQNFQPLTAHYSFVNPDRRAIALLQLTSLTGILPLLSRITSVRYTDDHIYESAQRPIWGPLSSQTLLSSQAPLCIARFFKNSKYATFVGNLSASLCNYTFHLSPSADHQSIDLSTSYAFAQLMTMPGSKWKNPLRFSGPPSLTSGQSYYPCLVDDIHCHTYPTTPWRQCPSFPSSTCYNLTLFEPDNITHPITLSVDTTYFKIKLQGHKDPYPLFQYQPLMGAALSGQYSIWEYEPTVQENRAITPNIFSHLLSLTYSFCLNSSGVFFLCGSSTYVCLPANWSGVCTLVFQYPDIELLPSNQTVTVPLFATIPSSFSTSRRKRALHLLPLLVGLGITSALGLSIASITTSTIYFQQLSKALSDSLDEIATSVITLQDQIDSLVGVVLQNRRALDLITAEKGGTCLFLQEECCFYVNQSGVVRDAARKLRERASELRPSSSFWIQGLGLGYWLPSWLTSFIGPILFILFLLIFGPCLLNCLTHFVSQRMSSFIQNTTKGHVDKILLLRDSQYKRLPQQPPEEDAV